The sequence below is a genomic window from Monodelphis domestica isolate mMonDom1 chromosome 2, mMonDom1.pri, whole genome shotgun sequence.
CTAGTCCCCTTCCTTCTCACCTCAGGGAAATCACAGTGATCAAATGAAGCTAACAGAAAGCACTTGGCTGCTTGCTTATATTTTCGAGCAGCCAACTCAGCCAGGcctaaaaaatataagaaaaggaatgagagagacaaATGAAGCCAAGAGCCACCTAAATGAAAGCAGCCTTTGTTTAGGGAACCCAGTAGCCCAGAAGTAAATTGGCCCCTGATCCCCCTTCTATACCCCATGAATTTGGGTCCACAAAACcaccagaagaaaataaaatccaaatagtTAGGGACTGGGCAGGCTTCATCTATAACTAGAGCCAGTGGAGCTTTTCTATACATGCTAAAACTAAGCTGACTTGCCTTGCCTACACGCCCCAAGATTAGTTGCAACAtatgaattaggaaaaaattatttattttgaatttgagaAGGGTGTCAGAAAATTGCCCTACCTGACTATCTTTCCCCTTTTAACCCTAGGGGAGGCTCTGCCTAGACTTCCCTTACCTGCTGCACACTTGAGCTTGGTAAGAATAGCCTGGGTCTGGCTGTCCCTTTCCCCTCGCTGCTGTGAGAAGGAAGACATAGACTAAGAGAACGAACAACCACCACCAATACTTTTTTCTATCCCTTGGGGCCAGCCCGAGAAAGAACAAGAGGAGCAAACAGGATGTGTTCTGTTCAATAACCAGGGTCAAGACATGACTTGAAGTGATGCCAAGAAAGCCCAGAGGAAACCCACCCTGAAAGAGAAATAGCATGGGAGTGTAGTGGGTGGGGAGTGGAAATGAGATTTCAAAGAGCAccaagaaatgaaggaaaaatcacAAGATCAACAGGGAATGGATAAGGCACTAGCACGGTTACCTCAGCAATCTCAGGAGTAGATTCAGCTTTGCTGACATAGCTCAAGACATGGGACCAGTTCTGTAGGTAGACACTGACCTGCTGGGCAGAGAGCATGGAATGTGGTTTGATGGCACCACCTACTGGCCTCTGAGTGTCCTGAGGGATGTAGGCAACCTTCCCCaggtcttccccccccccaacatagTAGATTTCTGCTTATTCCCACCTTGATTACATTGAGGCACATATTAATGACATGTTTGGCGCTGGTACAGTAGTCCCGAGCCCGGGAGTAACACTTGAGGGCATTGCTGAGATCGCCACAGTCAAGGTAATGGTCACCCAAGTCATCATGCCCCCGCCTGCCAGGGAGAAGCAAGGAGTAAGGCAGATGCTTGGGAGCCCATTTCCTCCCACTtcttaacacccccccccccttttctgttTCCCCCAATCCTCTTACCTGATGCTCTCCTTGATAGAGTTTCCTTTGTAGTTTTTCAGGTCTGTATCCAGCTTCTCCAGTTTTAGCAGTGCCTTCTTTCTAGTGGCCTCCACCCAGGCTGTGTCCAGAGGTGGGGGTTCCACCCCTCCCTCAGGGACAGCATCAGGAGCATTTTGTAGCTCTCTGTTGTCagggtagtggtggtagtagtagcaaGAGAAACATTGTCATTGGAGATTTAGGAAGAAGTAGGGGAAATAGTAGCAGAGAAGAACCACCAAGCTGTTTAGGGTGACGAAATCTCTCCCTGCTAGCTgcctcattttttcttcctctccccaaagTTGAATTTTTCATTGAAACTGTCCTGTCTAATAATCTCTACCATCCTGAAAAACCTTCCCAATGTGTTTGACTTATACCACCtgctcccattttcttttctatggtCAGGGTCTAAGAGCTCTAGACAGTGGGGCTTGCTCCCTCAGCCCCTTCCAGCTCCCAGGAGCACCCTAATCTGGAtctacccccctcccccttttcttcccaCATCCTAATACCACACCTGGTAGCCTCAGAGAGCTTTCGGTGGATCTCCTCATAAACATCCACATTGAAGGTCCTCTGTACAAAGGACAATGCCATCTTCAGGGCTTCTACCCGAAGCTGTGGGCAGTGATCTGCAATGAACTGTAGCCGCTCAATGCGCATTAGCCCACTGTAACTGGATGCATACTGTTCCAGGtcctgaaagagaaaagagagtctGATAAGGTGCAATATCTTCAATACACAGATCCCTATAATAGGCACTGTATGAAAATAGAGATTGAAATGTAATTCCTGTCCACAAAAATCATAAGACCTCTCAGTAATATTCAAACTCACATACTTGAAGAAGCACAGATGCACACAACTTAAACTAAAACCTGTATAAATAAGTGCAGAGGGAAGGTAGTGATCAGAACTAGGGTCACTGGTTGGCAGAAAAGGGAGCAGCATTCAAAGTAGCATTCGAGCTTTTAGCTAGAAGAGAATGAACAATGTGTGTGGAACAAAGTAAAGGCCTTTGCTTACTTGGGGGGATCAATGTTAGGGCTAGAAAAAGTGGAGAGAAGAGTTACCGAGTGGGGGTAGTGTTCAGATTTGATGGTCAATAAGGAGCCATTGCAGATGTCTAAGCCATGACTGTGGTGGTATTCTGAAGACTCTTCTAGCCATCACACAGGATGGATTTGGGAAAGAGAACACTACTAATGTAGCGCCCCTACCTCTCTCTAGGGGTACCATCTAACTATGCCAGTCTGGGAGTGAAAATACCTTTGTCATATAGTCTCAAAGAGTTTTATTCCCAAAGGAGAGGCACTACCCTCTCAGCTCCAAGCTCCACATACCAGGGTGGGATTTTCCACCACATAGTTGATGTCTGGTGCATTCTGCTGATCCTCTTGAGGGTCCACATCAATCTGCATGGGTTCCACTGCCCCCTGCAATGCAGATGCCAGTCACCTGTGCACTCAAGCCTGAGAGAGTGCCCATGGCACACTAGTATTCAAAGTTTTATTCTGATCCTttatcctccccctccccaaatagaCCCTGCCCAGGACCAAGGTTTTGTCAGATTCTTCCTGTGCATAACACTATACCCACCCACCAGAGCTTTCCATCCAAAGGATGCCTTCTAGAGTCCCAACTCCACCAACCCCATCTCCCTAACACTACCAGACCTGGGGGGAGAGGGAAATTTCAAGGAATTCTTCAACAGTACCCAGGAGCCCATAAACACAACCTCCCCTACCCAGTTCCCTCCTAACCCACCATCATTAGAGGGGAAAGTCAGAAATGAAGAGAGCTAGACAGTAACCACTTGGCATCCCCAAGGCAAGTTCCCAACTACTGGCCTGATGTGGTTTCCTCAAAGTCATAAAGGAGAAACAGGTGAGACCTCAACCACTGGATGCAAAGGGTACCCTGCCACATCCTAAGCCATCCCATACCATCTGTCCTATGTAGATGGAGCAGTAATATTTGTAGTTCGAGTTACAGCCatgaaaatggggaaagaaatacAGGCATCAACTTGGGAAATCATACTGGGCATTCCCAAAGTGGAAAGAAATACAAAGGCTGCAATCTCAGATTATCAGCTTCTGTTCCTCACCTCTACCAGGTCTGGGCAAAACCCCAAAAGGCAGGCCGCTAAGCAGAGCTTCCAGAAACTTGGGTCACTGTTATTGTTCTACCCCTTCCCAACCCCACCTCAGGAAAAGTAGTATAGCTGATCCACAGGCTCCTAATCACATAACCAATtgctggggaagagggagaaggaagaaggggcgAGGAATAGGGAAATGGGAGTTCTGCCCAATctatctttttcttccctcccccctccttgcCCTCGGCACTGAGTCCCTGATCTTGGGGCTGGCAATGCAGTGGGGGCCCAGCCACGGCAGGGGCGGCTGGGGCTCCGCTCCCTCCTCCCTCGCTGGGGACCCCCTCTCCTGGAAGGTACCTCATAGAGCAGCGTACAGGCCGACAGACTGGCGCTCAGGCTGAAGTCTCCGGCTGTGCCAGGGAGGAAGAGGTCTGACCTACTGCTGTGAGGGGTGCAGTACAGATCTGTCACTGATGAAGAGGCTGAGCTGGGGGCCGAGCTATCCCTCATTCTGTCCTGACTTTCTGCACCCCCTGACCCTGACACAGAGCTGGCTGGCTGCTGAAGGGGAGAAACAATGTTAATGTAGGGGGGAACCAAAGCACCTCTCCACCACTGGGAGGCCCCCTATTAGGCCAGAGAGCCAAGTTGTGGCAGGTCTGACCCAGCTGGGCTCCCACTCTGAGGCTCATACCTGGGAGATGAGTGACCCTGAGACACCAGGGGCGGACTACAGAGTCCTACTGATAGGGGCCACAATTTGACCCAGAGCATTCTCCACCCAGCGGCGGTGGGGGAGGgcgggagggaaggagggagggaggaagggacgtGTCCTGGGAACCCGGCACAGCAGCCTGGTGGGGACAAGCTCAAGGACGGAGGGGCACGAGGGGGGGGCAGAAGCTCTCAGGGGGCGGCCCCCCTGTCTGTCCTGCGTGCTCCATCCACAAAGGATCACGTACCCCGGACAAGCGGGGTCTCCAGGATCCTGGGTCCCTGGGACGGGGTGAAAGGCCTACCGAGGGCCTAGCAGGGCCCGGTCGGACCCGAGCCATCTCCCTCGGGAGCCCCCTGCCCGGTCCAGGGAGCCCCTTTCCAGGGCCACGGCCTCGGCGAGCCTCGGGGGCGTGGCCTGCAGCCGGCCGGAGAACCCGTTCCCAGGGCGGGCGGGTGGAGAAGCGGCCCGAGGGGAGGGCGCGGGAGCCGGGGCTTCCTTCCCTAAGCGCGACCCCGGGGTCAGGATAGCGGCGCGGCGCCGCCCCGCCCCGCGGGGATCTCCAAGCGTTCGCCGCAGGCCTCTCCCCAGCCCCAGCGCGAGGGCCCGGAAGCCTGAAGCCCCGAGGCGTGCCGGGTCCTGCCCGCTAGGGCCGACCAAGACAGAGGCCGGGCGGAGGCCAGTGCGCCTCGGGGCCCCCCTcgtcccctcccccgccccctaCTCGGGACATCGCCCGCCCGGGCTCCTTCCCCCACCGACTCCCGGGTCCGGCCCGGGGCTGCGGAGCCAGGGCGGGGCGGGGCCGCGGGGCTCGGGCCGGGCCGGGCGGCACCGCCCCTAGGCTCGTTACCTGCAAATTAAACACCTGAACCGGCAGCGGCATCTTCCTCCTACCCCGCCGCGGCGCCGTCCACATCCGGGTCGCCTGGGCCTCGCCACGAGCACATCCGGGTCAcggggggaggggcggggagggACGGGAAGTAAAGTCGGTTCGGCCGCGGGGGCGGCGGGGGACGCCCTTAAAGGGGCAGAAGTCGCCACCGTGGCCCCGCAGCTGCCGCTTGCTCGTGCCTCagctcccctcttttctcccacCTCAGGCgctgagggaggggaggggcttCGGGGGCCTAGCActggggagaaactgaggcagagaaaactGGTAAAGGGCCTGCTGCTTCTCCGTGCGTCCCCTGGGTGCTCGGCATCCGTCGGGAGGCCGCGCCTGGAGCCTGGAGTCCTGGCCGCCCAGTCCGGGCCCGTGGCCCGCTGTGGGCAGGCTGCGATGGCCGGGCCCGGGGCCCGCTGGGGCTGAAGAATGACCTGCACTGGCGTGGGGCTCGGCAAACTCTGCTTCGTGCTGTCCGTAGCCTTGGGAGCctttttgctgctgctgctgcccctCCCCCGCCTCCAGGCTCCTTGGGGGGTCTGGGCCCACCGGCCGCCCCGGCCGCCCCCGACCTGCGCGCAGCCGCCCCGCGCCCAGCGGCCCCGGGAGGGGGGCGTGGCCCAGCCCCTGCAGGACGTGCTCCAGCGGCTTCTGGGGGCGCCAGCCGCGCACCCCCGGGCGCCCGATAGGCTGGAGCCCAGGGACATCTTCATCGCAGTGAAGACCACCAAGAAGTATCATAAGTCTCGACTGGAACTGCTTTTCCGCACCTGGATTTCCCGGGCCCAACAGCAGGTTGGACGAACTCCCTTCCCGGATCTTTTCTTGACGACCTGGCAGGATCACAGAGGGAGAAGGAACCTCTGGGGGACCCGGCACTCAGCGGGGTGCCTTGTCTTAGGTGGCTCTCTCCCGGGGAGAACTTTAGATTTGGaaagagggaccttagaagttaCCTAGGAGGTTAACCTATTAAGCCTGGCATATAGTACGTGCTTCATGACTCGGCTTAGTTAGAGGCAACCTATCCCTGTGGAAGGGGTAAAACAGAATTTGaattagaagagatctcagaaatTAATTTAAGAATTCACTCAGTACTAAgcgtagcacatagtaggcagtaAATGCTTTCCGAAGACCTCCAGAGAACCTCCATTTTCCTCTTGACAACATGAATTCCTAGTGCTTAACTTTCTCTTGCAGGTCAGATTGAGGTCCTCTGCTTCACAGTTTCTTTAGCAGAAACTGCCTTCAAAATGTACTATTGTCAGGTCAACAGGCATTTAAGGGCTTACTGTGTGGCTGGTACTGTGCTAAGGGACCTGCTCTGAAAGAGCTCACATTGGAGAAACATACAAGATTAGAAGTAATCTCTTAGGGGAGGCACTAACATTcagaaggatggaaaggtttcCTGCAGAAAGGAGGTTTTGAGCTGATTCTGAAGACCTTGGCTCCTTTGAAATCCACTCCATTTCACTCCAATGTGAATTGAGCAGCTTCTTAAATGCTTAACATTGTTCCAGTactaaaggagagaaaagaagatgagcAAGACATAGTCCCTCTAGGAGATGAAGATAAATGTTCATagtcaaacaaacatttattcagcacctactatgtaccaggcattgtactaagctaTTTACATGAGTGAATAGAATACAAATTGGGCTGTCATAAAGGCTTTGGAGAAATGCTAAATTCCAAGAGATAGTGAAAGCTTGTCCACCTCTGtggaaaagggaagattttataGGTAGAggggacttggaatcaggaatacttgggttcagatctagcctcagacaactggtgagaggaagagggagaaacagaatgACATACTCACCCATTcatgtcatcctgggcaagttacttaacctgtttgtcttaattttctcatctgtaaaatggtgataatagcacctagcttTCAGAGTTGATATGAGGATAACATGAAACAACGTTTGTACAGCTCTCAGCATAGTACCCAGCAAatagcactatgtaaatattatttattagataagTGAATAGCATTTACCTGAACCTTGAAAAATGGGTAGGATTGTTAGCAGTCAAAAATctgaaagagggggcagctgagtagctcagtggattgagagccaggcctagagatgggaggtcctaggttcaaatctggcctcagccacttcccagctgtgtgaccctgggcaagtcacttgacccccattgcctagcccttaccactcttctgccttggagctaatacacagtattgactccaagacggaaggtaagggtttaaaaaaaaaatctgaaagaacATAGTATTTCTAAGTATAAGAAATAGCAAGAACACAGGTACTGGTGTGGATAGAGAGCAAATCTTGTTCAGGAAATGGCAAGTAGTGCTGATAGACTAAATCATCCTggtttgtggaaaaaaaaaacaaagtgaatTTAGGCTGAATTgtggaaagttttaaaaaaattttttttattttaaaatattttttcatgtttcatgattcattttctttccctcccccctcccagagctgacaagcaattccactgggttgtataaatgttgccacttgatacctatttccatattatttatttttgctatagaatgattttttaaaagtctaaaccCCACATCACTTACCCATAAGTGATgccatatgttttgcttttgcatttctgctcccatagttctttccctgtggatagcattcttttacatgagtccttcaggagtgtcctggcttgttgcattgcttctagtagcaaagtccattacattggattgttccacagtgttttactctctgtgtacaatgttctcctggttctgctcatttcactctgcatcagttcattgaggttctcccagttcatatagaaatcctccacaTCATCAATCATTACAggacaatagtatttcatcactatcatcttccacaatttgttcagccattccccagtggagggacaccccctcattttccaattttttgccaccacaaaaagcggactatatttttgtactagtatttttccttgttatctccttggggtacaaacccagcagtgatattactggatcaaaggatatgcatccttttaaagcccttttcacATAATTCCAGATGCCTTCCATAATGGCTGgacaaattcacaactccaccagcaatgcattttgcttgattttgccacaacccctcgaacatttattttttttctttactgtcatagtggtcaatctgctaggtatgaggtggtacctcagcattgttttgatttgtgtttctctaattatgagagacttagaatgctttttcatgtgcttattgatagttttgatttctttatctgaaaagtgccctagtcccttgaccatttgtcaggtggggaatggcttgattttttttgtacaattggcttagctccttataaatttgagaaatgagatctttgtcagaggtttttcttataaagtttttcccccctatttgttgcttcccttctaattttggttgcattagttttgtttgcacagaaacttttaaatttaatataatcaaaattattcattttacattttgtagtgttctcgatcttctgcttggtcttaaaactccttcctttcctatagatctgatctgatctatgttcacctaatttgtttgttatttccctctttatatttaagtcatttacccactctgagtttTAATTTCTCCCAAGTGTATTCCATTGATCTGCCCTTCTATTTCTAAGCCAGTACCACATAGTTTTGATGATAactgatttatagtataatttgagatctagtaaagctaggcctccatcctccactctttttcattgtttcccttgatatttttgatcttttgttcttccagataaactttgtaataattttttctaattctataaaaaatgttttggtagtttgataggtatagagctgaataagtaaattaatttaggtaggattgtcatttttattatattagcttgtccttcccatgagcaaatgatgcttttccaattgtttagatctagttttatttgtgtgaagagtgttttgtggttatgttcatattcctaaatttgtcttggcaagtaaatTCCCAGATATTTGGAAAGTCTTGAATATCCTAATGGCTAAGTAATTTGGctagggttgggggtggggtatTGACTGTTTTTGAGCAGTAGAATGACTTGGCAAGTAGAATTGGTATagtatggaggatggattacTGTGCCTCTGGGATCAGAGTCTGTGGTTATTTTCTGGCCCCTTTCAACTATGAGGGGTTACATTGGACAGAATGAAGGTGAAAATGTACTTTTAACTTGAATTTAGAAAACctagattttttttgttaaagAGGCActgtgatatagtggaaagaggagTCTTAAGGACTTGAATTTCAATCCCAGCAATgctactccctgtgtgaccttgagtgagtcacttaatccctctgggcctcagtttccttgtctgtaaaattaggagattgagctagatgacctccaagatctCTTTCTGTTCCAAATCTTATGAATAGTTATATCAGAGAAAAACTATATAGGCACACTATTCAAATTGGAATTATTCCATTTGGCTTCATATTTTGGGAAACAGGTTAAATAAATATTCTTAATTTACTAGTATAAAATTGtaacacaattttaaaagaaaaacagttcctTTCTTTAATGAAAACATTAATTTTCTGACCCTGTTCTCTGTGAACCCAAGggtatttatttcttctttcagcACTGGTGGCTTTGTGCATCTTTCCATGGGCAGTTTATTTCAGCAGAGATATAGTGGCTAAAACCTAGGGAAGTGGTTTTGTAGATTCCAAGACTTTGGAATAACCTTAGGGTTGCCCCAGGTCGAAGACAAATCTGTGTCTTCTATTTATCTTTACTCCCAACAGGCCTAAGGACAGGAATCAGGGACCCTGGAAAGGATATTTTACACATTAAggattgctttaagatttattaGGCGTATtactacattatttttattgaagcTCATGATACCCCATGAAGTATAGATATTATAGGTTTTAGCCCTGTCTTACCAATGTGGATCCTGAGGCTCAGGGTAAATGtgttgtccaaagtcacatatctAGTGAGTGGCAGAGGTAGGATTCGATTCTAAGTATAGCAGTCTTTCCATTCTTGATATGTTGGCAAAAACACTGGCAAAAAAAGGGCCATATAAGGTGCTGGCCTTGGTAGGCTGCATGTGCAAACTGGCATGGGCCAGTGGCAGTGTCTCAGAAAGTATTTTTTCAACTCTtggacctatttttttttctccagacttTCATCTTCACGGATGGTGAGGACCCAGAGTTACGCCTTCGAGCAGGTAATTAAGTTTCCCATTGAACCTCTCTGTCCTGAATACTGGTATTACATCTGACAGATTACATGGATAAGGAATATTTGGCTTCCCATTGCTACCCAAGAGCCTTGGACAAGAACAAGTTTAACTCATTGGAATGGTGATTGGCTTCCATATAGGAGGAGTCTGAACCTGTTTTCATGACAGTAGGCCCCAGGGTAGAGTCTCCTCTACTAAGGTCATCACTGTCTGAATAAATCACTAACTACAGAGACACCAGAATTAAAACATAAGTTGGTATAGATTGTATTGAGCCCTGATGTTTGGCTGGCTTCCAGAAtgccatatgaactgggagagtAGAACTAGGCAAAAGAATGTATCAAATAAATGATGTTTTACTGGAACTTCCTGATTCTACTTCAGCTATATTTTCATTGTATGCCTGTGGCTTTGGGGGTTGAGGGCCTTTGAAGGTGaggggtggtgggggtggtgATGGTGTTGTAGGTCTGGATTTAGGATTTAATTGATGGGTAGTTTTCAGTATGTAGACTTCCTCTTTCATCCACGATGTATATTGACAACTTATTTCCATAAGATTGTCATAGAGAGTCccaggggttaagagacttgccagggtcatatggataatcagaggtaggatttgaatccgtGTCTTGATTCCTCTAACTCCTCtaccaaattgtctctcctggaattgACTACTATTTTGCTTTCCCTTCCATTAACCCATCCCTTATTTTCTCCAGGAGATCATGTCATCAACACCAATTGTTCCTCCATGCACACACGCCAAGCACTCTGTTGCAAAATGTCTGTGGAGTATGACAAGTTCATCGAGTCAGGAAGGAAGTACGTGAGTTTCCAAGCCAGAAAACTAGGTGGGAGTTATTCAGAAAACCCCAGAAATCCCAACCAGCAGGTCACAAGACAGCTTGTTTTTATGGGCCTCGTCCTGCAGCTCTAGTTTCTCCCCCAGCTCTTTCAGCTGCCAGACTGAACAGCTGGGTTCATTGAGGCTGCCAACAGTAATAGTCTCTATCCTACTTAATGTGgctctttccttctcatctcttgCAGATGGTTCTGCCATGTGGATGATGACAATTATGTGAACTCCAAAGGACTTCTACAgctgctctctggtttctccccAAGTCAGGATGTCTATGTGGGTCGACCTAGCCTGGACCACCCTATTGAGGCAGCTGACAGAGCCCAGGGAAGTGGAACTGTGAGtagtttggaaattttttttggtaggagttgggatggggaggaggaTCAGGGTggatggtggggagggaaacaactGAGAATTTAAGACTAGAAAGACAGAAATCAGGGAATCACTTGCCTCTcatacctgtgtgatcttggacaagttgtCTAACCCCCATGGgctagtttcctcttctgtaaagggaattgaattaaatgacctccaggttccctttcagctccaaatcttTCATCTGTCATCTGATTTGGCCCCCAGAGGACTTCTCAAAGGTAGTGGGAGTGGAAGAGTAGGAGTAACAGCAGGAAGGAGAAGGCCAAACAGGGGTGTTCCAGGAAGTTGAAAGCCAAATGAAGACATCTCAGAGCAGctagaactgaaaaggaagagACTAGACTAAGAACCAATGAAAAATGATTGTCTGGAACTCCTAAATTTTCCAGGGGAAGCAAGTTTGGAGTAGAAGAGGAAGCTTGGGAGAGGCAAGATGATATGGGGACCATTTTTCCCTGGACCCAGCGACCAGGGTCTCCAGAGCTTATATTTGTGTTTAAACAGAGCTTTGTAGTTTTATGAAGTACTTTTATGTTCCTTTGAGGTAGGTAAAGTATGTACCTCGTCGacattttatcaatgagaaaaCTTAGGTTCCGAGGATATACACAAGAGCTGGAATTTAAAATTGaattccagtgttctttctatccCACAATGTTATATCAAAGACCAGGAACTCCAGACAAAGGGCAGGCTTTAGCAGATGAATCTggtgaggggaaagggaggggtcTAATGGGCAAGCCTTAAGGAATGTAGCCTCTCACCCACCAGCCCTTGATGTTGGGTTCTCTCTGCTTGCCTCCCAGGCCTCTACAGTCAAGTTCTGGTTTGCCACAGGAGGAGCTGGGTTCTGCATCAGCAGAGGTCTTGCCCTCAAAATGAGTCCTTGGGCCAGGTGAGTGGGAGCCTCTGGGCTTCCCAACTCCAAGGAACCAGTTCCACAAGATCTTGAAAAGTAGGTCAAGACAGGTGGGAAGGGCAGATCCAGGCATGTCCTGAGCAACCTCTCCCCCTTCCTTGCAGTCTGGGCAACTTCATTAGCACTGCTGAGAAGGTCAGACTCCCTGATGACTGCACCATTGGGTATATCATCGAAGGACTGCTGCAGGTGAAACTGCTACATAGCACCCTCTTCCACTCCCACCTGGAGAACTTGCAGAGGCTGCCAGCTGATACCCTGCTCAGACAGGTACCACACCCAGCCCCTATCACAGCCAGCTTTAGGGCTAACTTTATTTTGAGTCCTTAGCCAGCTCTCTGCCACCAGGGATCATGCTCCTTTGACGTGACTCTCTTCCTTGGGTGCTCAAGTGTGTGTGTCTCTTCCCTCAACTTGGCCTTGAACTCTATGGAACTGACTCTTAAACTTCTGGAGAGGTCATCCCTTGGACAAGTAAATTTGCTGCAAGGTATCTTGGCTGAGGCAGGAAAGAGAGTGAAatccccctttccttccatctgaaTCACTCTttaagaagagtggtaagggctaggcaactgggattaagtgacttggccacgaTCATATATatagctgggaggtgtctgaggccagatttgaacctgtggGACctccctctaggcctggctctcaatccactgagctacccagctgccccctccataacTACTCTTAAAGCTCACAAATCAACTGTCACCCAAGAGCACACACATTTCACTAATA
It includes:
- the GPS1 gene encoding COP9 signalosome complex subunit 1 isoform X9; amino-acid sequence: MARVRPGPARPSVGLSPRPRDPGSWRPRLSGQPASSVSGSGGAESQDRMRDSSAPSSASSSVTDLYCTPHSSRSDLFLPGTAGDFSLSASLSACTLLYEGAVEPMQIDVDPQEDQQNAPDINYVVENPTLDLEQYASSYSGLMRIERLQFIADHCPQLRVEALKMALSFVQRTFNVDVYEEIHRKLSEATRELQNAPDAVPEGGVEPPPLDTAWVEATRKKALLKLEKLDTDLKNYKGNSIKESIRRGHDDLGDHYLDCGDLSNALKCYSRARDYCTSAKHVINMCLNVIKQVSVYLQNWSHVLSYVSKAESTPEIAEQRGERDSQTQAILTKLKCAAGLAELAARKYKQAAKCFLLASFDHCDFPELLSPSNVAVYGGLCALATFDRQELQRNVISSRGQETEGSGVCSSFKLFLELEPQVRDIIFKFYESKYASCLKMLDEMKDNLLLDMYLAPHVRTLYTQIRNRALIQYFSPYVSADMRKMAIAFNTTVAALEDELTQLILEGLINARIDSHSKILYARDVDQRSTTFEKSLLMGKEFQRRAKAMILRAAVLRNQIHVKSPPREGSQGELTPANSQSRMSTNM
- the GPS1 gene encoding COP9 signalosome complex subunit 1 isoform X20; the protein is MWTAPRRGRRKMPLPVQGAVEPMQIDVDPQEDQQNAPDINYVVENPTLDLEQYASSYSGLMRIERLQFIADHCPQLRVEALKMALSFVQRTFNVDVYEEIHRKLSEATRELQNAPDAVPEGGVEPPPLDTAWVEATRKKALLKLEKLDTDLKNYKGNSIKESIRRGHDDLGDHYLDCGDLSNALKCYSRARDYCTSAKHVINMCLNVIKVSVYLQNWSHVLSYVSKAESTPEIAERGERDSQTQAILTKLKCAAGLAELAARKYKQAAKCFLLASFDHCDFPELLSPSNVAVYGGLCALATFDRQELQRNVISSSSFKLFLELEPQVRDIIFKFYESKYASCLKMLDEMKDNLLLDMYLAPHVRTLYTQIRNRALIQYFSPYVSADMRKMAIAFNTTVAALEDELTQLILEGLINARIDSHSKILYARDVDQRSTTFEKSLLMGKEFQRRAKAMILRAAVLRNQIHVKSPPREGSQGELTPANSQSRMSTNM
- the GPS1 gene encoding COP9 signalosome complex subunit 1 isoform X4 — translated: MKMSLGSSLSGARGCAAGAPRSRWSTSCRGWATPPSRGRWARGGCAQVGGGRGGRWAQTPQGAWRRGRGSSSSKKAPKATDSTKQSLPSPTPVQVILQPQRAPGPAIAACPQRATGPDWAARTPGSRRGLPTDAEHPGDARRSSRPFTSFLCLSFSPVLGPRSPSPPSAPEVGEKRGAEARASGSCGATVATSAPLRASPAAPAAEPTLLPVPPRPSPRDPDVLVARPRRPGCGRRRGGVGGRCRCRFRCLICSSRSDLFLPGTAGDFSLSASLSACTLLYEGAVEPMQIDVDPQEDQQNAPDINYVVENPTLDLEQYASSYSGLMRIERLQFIADHCPQLRVEALKMALSFVQRTFNVDVYEEIHRKLSEATRELQNAPDAVPEGGVEPPPLDTAWVEATRKKALLKLEKLDTDLKNYKGNSIKESIRRGHDDLGDHYLDCGDLSNALKCYSRARDYCTSAKHVINMCLNVIKVSVYLQNWSHVLSYVSKAESTPEIAERGERDSQTQAILTKLKCAAGLAELAARKYKQAAKCFLLASFDHCDFPELLSPSNVAVYGGLCALATFDRQELQRNVISSRGQETEGSGVCSSFKLFLELEPQVRDIIFKFYESKYASCLKMLDEMKDNLLLDMYLAPHVRTLYTQIRNRALIQYFSPYVSADMRKMAIAFNTTVAALEDELTQLILEGLINARIDSHSKILYARDVDQRSTTFEKSLLMGKEFQRRAKAMILRAAVLRNQIHVKSPPREGSQGELTPANSQSRMSTNM